A genome region from Microcella alkaliphila includes the following:
- a CDS encoding aldehyde dehydrogenase family protein: MNQAKNYTLSEIEATTLEMVIDGESVPAASGETFTRSSPAHDIEVSTLPRGDREDVDRAVTSARRALEAGWRTVSGAQRSALLQRVSELIVRDLEKLALAETLESGKPITQSRNEVRSTAELWAYSASLARHNYGDAHNGLGAETFALVVHEPIGVIGMITPWNFPLLIVSQKLPFALAAGNTAVIKPSESTSSTTVMLAELVREAGFPPGVVNVVTGNRRVGQAIVDHPGIDMLSFTGSTAVGRSLAASAGQSLKKVELELGGKNPQIISADCDWPAAVDAAVFGGYFNVGQCCNSGSRLIVHRSIADEFAAAVAERAAHVPLGDPLDSATQIGAIVSEEQFGVIQRYVSEGVAAGARLVTGGAPARSDAGRFYQPTVFADVTPDMSIAREEIFGPVLSVLPFDELSDAIRIANSTSFGLSAGIWSNDINEALIAARDLRAGTVWVNRWMDGYPEIPFGGYGESGIGRELGRQALAEFSELKTIQLQVGPRDTRWVSAPDAERKGAR, encoded by the coding sequence ATGAACCAGGCCAAGAACTACACGCTGTCGGAGATCGAGGCGACCACACTCGAGATGGTCATCGACGGCGAGAGCGTTCCCGCTGCGAGCGGTGAGACGTTCACGCGCTCGAGCCCCGCCCACGACATCGAGGTGTCCACCCTTCCCCGGGGAGACCGCGAGGATGTCGATCGCGCCGTGACGTCGGCGCGCCGGGCGTTGGAGGCCGGATGGCGCACCGTCTCGGGGGCACAGCGGTCCGCGCTCCTGCAACGGGTGTCGGAGCTGATCGTCCGGGACCTGGAGAAGCTTGCCCTCGCCGAGACGCTCGAGTCCGGAAAGCCGATCACCCAATCGCGCAACGAGGTGCGGTCGACCGCGGAGCTGTGGGCGTACTCCGCGAGTCTGGCCCGGCACAACTACGGCGATGCGCACAACGGCCTGGGCGCCGAGACCTTCGCACTGGTCGTCCATGAGCCGATCGGCGTCATCGGCATGATCACGCCGTGGAACTTCCCGCTGCTCATCGTCAGCCAGAAGCTCCCGTTCGCGTTGGCTGCAGGCAATACGGCGGTGATCAAGCCGAGTGAGAGCACCTCCTCGACAACGGTCATGCTCGCCGAGCTCGTCCGCGAAGCCGGATTCCCGCCCGGTGTGGTGAACGTGGTCACCGGGAACCGCCGCGTGGGACAGGCGATCGTCGACCACCCCGGCATCGACATGCTCAGCTTCACTGGATCGACAGCGGTCGGACGCAGCCTCGCCGCGAGCGCCGGACAGAGCCTGAAGAAGGTGGAGCTGGAGCTCGGCGGCAAGAACCCGCAGATCATCTCGGCGGACTGCGACTGGCCCGCCGCCGTGGATGCCGCCGTTTTCGGTGGATACTTCAACGTCGGCCAGTGCTGCAACTCGGGAAGCCGCCTCATCGTCCACCGCTCGATCGCAGACGAGTTCGCCGCCGCGGTCGCGGAGCGCGCGGCCCACGTGCCACTGGGCGACCCGCTGGACAGCGCGACGCAGATCGGTGCGATCGTGAGCGAGGAGCAGTTCGGCGTCATCCAGCGCTACGTCTCGGAAGGCGTCGCCGCCGGAGCCCGCCTGGTCACTGGCGGCGCACCCGCGCGCAGCGACGCGGGGCGGTTCTACCAGCCGACCGTCTTCGCGGACGTCACACCCGACATGTCCATCGCCCGGGAGGAGATCTTCGGACCCGTTCTGTCGGTGCTGCCCTTCGATGAGCTCTCCGACGCCATCCGCATCGCCAACAGCACGTCGTTCGGCCTGTCCGCGGGAATCTGGAGCAACGACATCAACGAGGCGCTCATCGCGGCCCGCGATCTGCGCGCTGGAACCGTCTGGGTCAACCGCTGGATGGACGGCTACCCCGAGATCCCGTTCGGCGGGTACGGCGAGAGCGGGATCGGCCGCGAGCTCGGACGCCAGGCGCTCGCCGAGTTCAGCGAGCTCAAGACCATCCAGCTCCAGGTCGGGCCACGTGACACCCGATGGGTGTCAGCGCCGGACGCGGAGCGAAAGGGAGCACGATGA
- a CDS encoding Gfo/Idh/MocA family protein, translating to MSRGLRWGLIGTSDIAQTRVIGAIRACGGAVEIVHSSSADRAATYAHANGIPAGTSDLPALLAAEIDAVYISTTNDLHHPQSMAALAAGKHVLCEKPLAITIRDAREMIETAAERGLVLAANHHLPGSPLHAAARDLVRSGRIGTVLSARVHHAVLLPERLRGWRVESAAPGSGVIADITCHDASVLNPLLGRPRRVAALSAHQGQWNAGAEDAVMTVIEYEGSAGERILAQTHDAFTVEFDRTSLTIHGTLGSIHISDAMTQDTHGTVTLTTATGVELIPVDTSRDLYEIIIDAFTAAIAGHGQPTASGEDGLAALRVALAAQESARTGRMVGMD from the coding sequence ATGAGCCGCGGCCTGCGTTGGGGTCTTATCGGCACCAGCGACATCGCACAGACGCGAGTGATCGGAGCCATCCGCGCCTGCGGCGGCGCGGTCGAGATCGTCCATAGCTCGTCGGCCGATCGTGCGGCGACCTATGCTCACGCGAACGGGATCCCGGCGGGAACGTCGGATCTCCCTGCGCTGCTCGCGGCCGAGATCGACGCCGTGTACATCTCCACGACCAACGACCTTCACCACCCGCAATCGATGGCGGCGCTTGCCGCAGGCAAACACGTGCTCTGCGAGAAGCCGTTGGCGATCACCATCCGCGATGCACGCGAGATGATCGAGACCGCCGCGGAGCGCGGACTCGTGCTCGCGGCCAACCATCATCTGCCGGGCAGCCCACTGCATGCGGCAGCCCGGGATCTGGTGCGATCGGGCCGGATCGGCACGGTGCTGTCTGCGCGGGTGCATCACGCCGTCCTGCTTCCTGAACGTCTTCGCGGCTGGCGCGTCGAGTCGGCGGCGCCCGGCAGCGGCGTGATTGCGGACATCACCTGCCACGACGCCTCCGTCCTCAACCCCCTCCTCGGCCGGCCACGACGCGTCGCCGCGCTCAGCGCGCACCAAGGACAGTGGAACGCCGGTGCGGAAGACGCCGTGATGACGGTCATCGAATACGAAGGATCCGCAGGAGAGCGCATCCTGGCCCAGACGCACGACGCGTTCACCGTCGAGTTCGACCGCACTTCACTCACGATCCACGGCACGCTCGGCTCGATCCACATCAGCGACGCCATGACGCAAGACACCCACGGCACGGTCACGCTGACGACCGCAACGGGAGTGGAGCTTATCCCCGTCGACACGTCTCGAGATCTGTACGAGATCATCATCGACGCGTTCACCGCCGCGATCGCGGGACATGGCCAGCCGACCGCCTCCGGTGAGGACGGGTTGGCGGCCTTGCGCGTCGCGCTCGCCGCCCAGGAGTCGGCACGCACCGGCCGCATGGTCGGAATGGACTAG
- a CDS encoding GMC oxidoreductase, with translation MSTDILIIGSGMGGSTLAWGLREGSERVLVVERGDHLPREAENSDPVEVHVRGRYKNAEDWIDDSTGRRFRPGVYYWVGGNTKVYGACLPRFRRSDFESTPHHDGVSPAWPFSYDEIEPHYSAAETLYHAHGQYGEDPTEPPHSRDYTYPPLEHEPTIERLAADFRRQGLHPFHMATALDVDTAEERAACTGCDGAPCETGAKSDAENRALQPALDTGNVELLTRTVVTRLEVSDDGRTVIAALAERDGEPLRITARKFVVSAGAVNSAALLLRSTSPHHPHGLGNATGLVGRNYMVHNSTFFMAIDPRRTNSTQWQKTLGLNDWYEGGKSARGNRFPLGNVQMLGKLRAPMLKSARRWVPNFVLRWIADHSVDFYLTTEDLPRPENRIVTTDGDVRVRWQTTNMKPHRELVRRMRQAVRRAGYPIVLTQRMGIETNSHQCGTIVAGVEPSTSVLDPNCRLHEVENTWVVDSSFFPSSAALNPALTIAANALRVAERIGST, from the coding sequence GTGAGCACCGACATTCTGATCATCGGCTCCGGCATGGGCGGCTCGACACTCGCCTGGGGGCTGCGAGAGGGCTCCGAACGCGTGCTCGTGGTCGAGCGCGGCGACCATCTCCCGCGCGAGGCCGAGAACTCCGACCCTGTCGAGGTGCACGTGCGCGGCCGCTACAAGAACGCAGAGGACTGGATCGACGACAGCACTGGCCGCCGCTTCCGGCCCGGTGTGTACTACTGGGTCGGCGGCAACACGAAAGTGTACGGCGCGTGCCTTCCCCGTTTCCGCAGGAGCGACTTCGAGTCCACGCCCCACCACGACGGGGTGTCGCCCGCGTGGCCGTTCTCCTATGACGAGATCGAGCCGCACTACTCGGCCGCGGAGACCCTGTATCACGCCCATGGGCAGTACGGTGAGGACCCCACTGAGCCGCCGCACTCACGCGACTACACCTACCCGCCACTCGAGCACGAGCCGACCATCGAGCGGCTCGCTGCGGACTTCCGGCGGCAAGGCCTTCACCCCTTCCACATGGCGACGGCGCTGGACGTGGACACCGCGGAGGAAAGGGCCGCGTGTACCGGGTGCGACGGGGCACCGTGCGAGACGGGCGCGAAGTCTGACGCCGAGAACCGTGCGCTGCAACCCGCGCTGGACACCGGAAACGTCGAACTGCTCACCCGCACGGTCGTGACCAGGCTGGAGGTCTCCGACGACGGCCGGACGGTGATCGCAGCCCTCGCCGAACGCGACGGCGAACCGTTGAGAATCACGGCCAGGAAGTTCGTCGTCTCTGCCGGCGCCGTCAACTCGGCCGCATTGCTGCTGCGTTCCACCTCACCACATCACCCGCACGGACTGGGCAACGCGACAGGGCTGGTCGGTCGGAACTACATGGTGCACAACAGCACATTCTTCATGGCGATCGACCCACGCCGGACGAACTCCACACAATGGCAGAAGACGCTCGGACTGAACGACTGGTACGAGGGTGGAAAGAGCGCCCGAGGCAACCGGTTCCCTCTCGGCAACGTGCAGATGCTCGGGAAGCTGCGCGCCCCGATGCTCAAGAGCGCCCGGCGTTGGGTGCCGAACTTTGTGCTGCGCTGGATCGCGGACCACAGCGTCGACTTCTACCTCACCACCGAGGATCTCCCTAGACCCGAGAACCGCATCGTCACCACGGACGGGGATGTTCGCGTGCGCTGGCAGACGACGAACATGAAGCCGCACCGCGAACTCGTGCGGCGGATGAGGCAAGCCGTCCGCCGAGCCGGCTATCCGATCGTTCTGACACAGCGCATGGGGATCGAGACCAACTCACATCAGTGCGGCACCATCGTCGCCGGGGTCGAGCCCTCAACGAGCGTGCTAGACCCCAACTGCAGACTCCACGAGGTCGAGAACACCTGGGTCGTCGACAGCTCCTTCTTCCCATCCTCGGCTGCCCTCAATCCGGCGCTCACCATCGCGGCGAATGCGCTCCGAGTCGCGGAGAGGATCGGATCCACATGA
- a CDS encoding glycoside hydrolase family 88 protein, with the protein MSSPLVLPTVLPLVLPNDYRLPESFDSVATRVWATATAKVNKLISQHPDHFPLYTEGGRWVIDGEAWTNWCEGFLGGELWLLSRRAPAGRDSFHTAAEHYSELIEHRKTDDTVHDLGFLFWSTYRRWFEASGDPAKRDVLIEAGRTTASRHRTVGGYMPSFRQPDSLFIDIMMNIHMALYAAQQTGDTDLAAVAIEHCLTTRRYLIRGDGSASHEGMFDLETGAFLRQTTQQGFSDDGSWARGQAWALYGFGTVYRFTGDRRFLATAIATADFYIDNTRGELIPPNDWEEPSPVHSYESSAAAAAAGGLWQLAGLVGDPLRARVYADHAVRTVERLASPHFLARPEEDWEGIVKHGTYHEGKGLGVDESVMWGDYWFLDTIDQMQQFQETGS; encoded by the coding sequence ATGAGCAGTCCCCTCGTCCTTCCCACCGTCCTTCCGCTGGTCCTCCCGAACGACTACCGGCTCCCCGAGTCCTTCGACTCGGTTGCCACTCGCGTGTGGGCGACCGCTACTGCGAAGGTGAACAAGCTCATCTCACAGCATCCTGATCATTTCCCGCTCTACACCGAGGGCGGACGATGGGTCATCGACGGCGAGGCGTGGACCAACTGGTGCGAAGGGTTCCTCGGCGGAGAACTCTGGCTCCTGTCCAGACGGGCACCGGCAGGTCGGGACAGCTTTCACACCGCGGCCGAGCACTACTCCGAACTCATCGAGCATCGGAAGACTGACGACACCGTGCACGATCTCGGGTTCCTGTTCTGGTCGACGTATCGACGCTGGTTCGAGGCGTCCGGTGACCCCGCGAAGCGAGATGTGCTGATCGAGGCAGGCCGGACGACCGCGAGTAGACACCGCACGGTTGGCGGCTACATGCCGAGCTTCCGGCAGCCGGACAGTCTCTTCATCGACATCATGATGAACATCCACATGGCGCTGTACGCCGCGCAGCAGACGGGCGACACGGACCTTGCCGCGGTTGCGATCGAGCATTGCCTGACGACGCGCCGCTATCTGATCCGAGGCGACGGATCGGCGTCGCATGAGGGGATGTTCGACCTCGAGACGGGTGCGTTCCTCCGCCAGACCACGCAGCAGGGCTTCTCCGACGACGGCTCATGGGCTCGCGGTCAGGCATGGGCGCTCTACGGTTTCGGAACCGTCTACCGGTTCACCGGCGATCGAAGGTTTCTGGCCACGGCGATCGCGACGGCTGACTTCTACATCGACAACACTCGTGGCGAGCTCATCCCCCCCAACGACTGGGAAGAGCCAAGTCCCGTCCACTCCTACGAGTCATCCGCAGCCGCGGCCGCTGCAGGTGGCCTGTGGCAGCTCGCCGGATTGGTTGGCGACCCGTTGCGTGCGAGGGTCTATGCCGATCATGCGGTGCGCACGGTGGAACGCCTCGCGAGCCCGCACTTCCTCGCCCGACCGGAAGAGGACTGGGAGGGCATCGTCAAGCACGGGACCTACCACGAGGGCAAAGGGCTCGGGGTTGACGAGTCGGTCATGTGGGGAGACTACTGGTTCCTCGACACCATCGACCAGATGCAGCAGTTCCAGGAGACCGGCTCATGA
- a CDS encoding enoyl-CoA hydratase/isomerase family protein, whose product MSVAVSRGGAVATILIDRADKLNALTLDMLRQLEWVCEEIDRSPARVVLVRTAGTRVFCVGADITHFAGISAVQMWREWVATGHRAFARLASLRQPTIAVVDGLAVGGGFELALACDLRIVAQHAKVALPEGGLGTVPGWGGTERLTELAGRARAKELVFTRRQLTADEAQQWGVANLVVDAAEIDDETSRLVSEILLSAPVAIQLAKQIIDAAADGAASSVLEALASGVAAGTDDLIEGTNAFREKRAARFTDS is encoded by the coding sequence GTGAGCGTCGCCGTCTCGCGCGGCGGGGCCGTGGCGACCATCCTGATAGATCGGGCGGATAAGCTCAACGCGCTCACCCTTGACATGCTGCGGCAGCTGGAGTGGGTGTGCGAAGAGATCGACCGATCCCCCGCGCGGGTCGTGCTCGTGCGGACGGCTGGCACGCGAGTGTTCTGTGTCGGGGCGGACATCACCCACTTTGCGGGGATCAGCGCTGTCCAGATGTGGCGGGAATGGGTCGCCACCGGTCACCGGGCGTTCGCTCGGCTGGCATCGCTGCGGCAGCCCACCATCGCGGTCGTGGACGGCCTCGCGGTGGGCGGAGGCTTCGAGCTCGCCCTGGCGTGCGACCTTCGCATCGTCGCTCAGCACGCGAAGGTCGCGCTGCCCGAGGGGGGCCTGGGCACGGTCCCGGGGTGGGGTGGCACGGAGCGGCTCACCGAGCTGGCGGGGCGTGCCCGCGCGAAAGAGCTCGTGTTCACCCGCCGCCAGCTCACTGCTGACGAGGCTCAACAGTGGGGCGTTGCGAACCTTGTCGTTGATGCGGCCGAGATCGACGACGAGACCTCCCGCCTGGTGTCCGAGATTCTGCTGTCCGCACCGGTGGCGATCCAGCTCGCCAAGCAGATCATCGACGCTGCCGCGGACGGGGCCGCGAGCTCGGTACTCGAAGCGCTCGCCTCCGGGGTCGCGGCCGGAACGGACGACCTCATCGAAGGAACCAACGCGTTCCGGGAGAAGCGCGCCGCTCGGTTCACCGATTCGTGA
- a CDS encoding GMC family oxidoreductase, protein MTSNTYDYIVVGAGAAGCAVAHRLTEDPDVSVLLLEAGGRDSSFLVHIPVGFTKLTGPKVNWGYETVPQAQLNNREMWYPQGRLLGGSTSINAMIYIRGNRHDYDRWAELGNHEWGFEQVLPFFRRAEHNERLNDEYHSSNGAMNVTEQVSHNELSKAFVRAAQELGLPFTPDFNGAVQDGVGYYDVTQKRARRESAATAYLRSARDRRNLTIHTHALATKVIVENGRATGIEYTHDGEPATARANREVVLSGGAVNTPRLLLLSGIGPGDELRALGVPVVHDLPGVGKNFQDHMDVYLTAETTDVSYNRSDRPVPAALSMIQYLLYRTGPITASVCEAGMFVRSSEAVEAPDIQMHCLPAYVIDHGRLRVKGHGMTINTCNLRPKSIGSVTLRSSDPSVPPAIDPAFLTDPYDWKISLEGFKWGREMLATKAYAPYIKKEHMPGKDVRTDKEIREYVKQWSKTDYHPVGSCKMGEDEMAVVDQQLRVRGVEGLRVVDASIMPTLISGNTQATSIMIGEKGAHHIRHGASSAIPAAEYV, encoded by the coding sequence ATGACCAGCAACACCTACGACTACATCGTGGTCGGCGCCGGCGCAGCCGGCTGCGCCGTCGCACACCGCCTCACCGAGGACCCCGATGTCTCCGTTCTACTTCTGGAAGCGGGTGGCCGCGACTCCTCCTTCCTGGTGCACATCCCGGTCGGCTTCACGAAGCTGACCGGGCCGAAGGTGAACTGGGGGTATGAGACCGTCCCGCAGGCGCAGCTGAACAACCGGGAGATGTGGTACCCGCAGGGACGGCTCCTCGGCGGCAGCACCTCGATCAACGCCATGATCTACATCCGCGGCAACCGGCACGACTACGATCGGTGGGCAGAGCTCGGCAACCACGAGTGGGGATTCGAACAGGTCCTCCCGTTCTTCCGACGCGCGGAGCACAACGAGCGCCTCAACGACGAGTATCACAGCTCGAACGGCGCGATGAACGTCACCGAGCAGGTCTCGCACAACGAGCTGAGCAAGGCATTCGTCCGTGCCGCTCAAGAGCTGGGACTGCCGTTCACCCCCGACTTCAACGGCGCGGTCCAGGACGGCGTCGGCTACTACGACGTCACGCAGAAGCGAGCGCGCCGCGAGAGCGCCGCCACCGCGTACCTGCGTTCGGCCCGCGACCGTCGCAACCTCACCATCCACACCCACGCACTGGCCACCAAGGTCATCGTCGAGAACGGGCGAGCCACCGGGATCGAGTACACGCACGACGGCGAGCCGGCCACAGCCCGGGCGAACAGGGAGGTCGTCCTCTCGGGGGGCGCGGTCAACACCCCGCGGCTGCTGCTGCTGTCCGGGATCGGCCCTGGTGACGAGCTGCGCGCGCTCGGCGTCCCCGTCGTGCACGATCTCCCGGGGGTGGGCAAGAACTTCCAGGACCACATGGACGTGTACCTCACCGCCGAGACGACCGATGTCAGCTACAACCGTTCGGATCGCCCGGTGCCCGCGGCGCTCTCGATGATCCAGTACCTGCTATACCGCACCGGCCCCATCACCGCATCGGTGTGCGAGGCGGGGATGTTCGTACGCAGCAGTGAGGCTGTCGAAGCCCCGGACATCCAGATGCACTGCCTTCCCGCGTACGTGATCGACCACGGTCGGCTCCGCGTCAAGGGGCATGGGATGACCATCAACACCTGCAACCTGCGACCGAAGAGCATCGGATCCGTCACGTTGCGCTCATCCGACCCGTCGGTGCCGCCGGCGATCGACCCGGCGTTCCTCACGGATCCGTACGACTGGAAGATCTCGCTGGAGGGCTTCAAGTGGGGCCGAGAGATGCTCGCGACGAAGGCGTACGCGCCTTACATCAAGAAGGAGCACATGCCCGGCAAGGACGTCCGCACCGACAAGGAGATTCGCGAGTACGTCAAGCAATGGTCCAAGACGGATTACCACCCGGTCGGATCGTGCAAGATGGGCGAGGACGAGATGGCTGTCGTCGACCAGCAGCTGCGCGTACGCGGCGTCGAAGGGCTGAGGGTCGTCGACGCGTCGATCATGCCGACGCTGATCAGCGGGAACACCCAGGCCACGTCCATCATGATCGGTGAGAAGGGCGCACATCACATCCGGCATGGGGCCTCATCCGCCATTCCCGCAGCCGAGTACGTGTGA
- a CDS encoding acyl CoA:acetate/3-ketoacid CoA transferase: protein MQKATILTARDAADLIRDGDVITVSSSSGLGCPDAVLAGIGQRFAETEAPRRLTAVHPIAAGDMYGVKGIDHLSMPGLLAKVIAGSYPSGPSSFEPPKIWQMIENNQVHAYNFPSGVLFQMHRAAAAHQPGVFTQVGSDTFIDPRQQGGRMNASTPAEHVRTVELDGAEWLFFPAVVPNVAIIRATTADEFGNLTFEEEGSPLGALDQAYAAHNNGGIVIAQVKRIAQAYSQAPQDVRVPGILVDAIVIDPDQLQTTNTLYDPAISGQLRQPLTQLPPVPFSLEKVIARRAAQELQTGEIVNLGFGVSALVPHILVEEGLAQEVSWVIEQGAVGGVPLLDFAFGCAQNPDAIMPSIDQFTLLQGGGFHRSMLSFLEIDERGSVNVHYLPKKRHVTAGVGGFADITSSAPAIAFIGSFTAGRRDIEFDEGRLDIRSDGPHTKLVKNVAAVTFSGPKALERGQRVTYITERCVLELTKHGLVVTEVAPGVDVQRDILDRSDFTLHIADDLRTMDHALFLDRPLQLTLPLLPPPSRIIALDTPRAA from the coding sequence ATGCAGAAAGCCACGATCCTCACCGCACGGGACGCCGCCGATCTCATCCGCGACGGCGATGTCATCACCGTCAGTTCCTCCAGCGGGCTGGGCTGCCCCGACGCTGTGCTAGCCGGCATCGGTCAACGGTTCGCCGAGACCGAAGCACCCCGCAGGCTGACTGCCGTGCACCCGATCGCCGCCGGCGACATGTACGGAGTCAAGGGCATAGACCATCTCTCCATGCCCGGGCTTCTCGCGAAAGTCATCGCAGGCTCGTATCCGTCCGGGCCGTCGTCCTTCGAGCCGCCCAAGATCTGGCAGATGATCGAGAACAATCAGGTTCACGCCTACAACTTCCCCTCCGGCGTGCTGTTCCAGATGCACCGTGCAGCGGCCGCCCACCAGCCTGGCGTGTTCACTCAGGTGGGCAGCGACACCTTTATCGACCCACGACAGCAGGGCGGCAGGATGAACGCCTCCACACCTGCCGAGCACGTTCGAACGGTCGAACTGGACGGTGCCGAGTGGCTCTTCTTCCCCGCCGTCGTCCCGAACGTCGCGATCATCAGGGCGACGACGGCCGACGAGTTCGGCAATCTCACCTTCGAAGAGGAAGGCTCACCCCTCGGCGCATTGGATCAGGCCTACGCGGCGCACAACAACGGCGGCATTGTCATCGCCCAGGTGAAACGGATCGCGCAGGCGTACAGTCAGGCGCCCCAAGATGTCCGCGTTCCCGGCATCCTCGTGGATGCCATCGTGATCGACCCGGATCAGCTTCAAACCACCAACACTCTGTATGACCCGGCGATCTCTGGACAGCTGCGCCAGCCCCTCACGCAACTGCCGCCTGTCCCCTTCTCGCTCGAGAAGGTTATCGCCCGCCGTGCTGCGCAGGAGCTCCAGACGGGAGAGATCGTCAACCTCGGTTTCGGCGTCTCCGCACTGGTGCCGCACATCCTCGTGGAGGAGGGCCTCGCCCAGGAGGTCAGCTGGGTCATCGAGCAGGGCGCCGTCGGAGGCGTCCCACTCCTCGATTTCGCGTTCGGATGTGCGCAGAACCCGGACGCGATCATGCCGAGCATCGACCAGTTCACGCTGCTGCAGGGCGGCGGATTCCATCGATCGATGCTCTCCTTCCTCGAGATCGACGAGCGAGGAAGCGTGAACGTGCACTATCTACCGAAGAAGCGCCACGTCACGGCCGGTGTCGGCGGCTTCGCGGACATCACCTCCTCGGCCCCCGCGATCGCCTTCATCGGTTCGTTCACCGCCGGCCGGCGTGACATCGAATTCGATGAGGGAAGGCTCGACATCCGCAGCGACGGCCCACACACCAAGCTCGTGAAGAACGTCGCCGCCGTCACCTTCTCCGGTCCGAAGGCGCTCGAGCGGGGGCAGCGAGTCACATACATCACGGAGCGCTGCGTCCTCGAGCTGACCAAGCACGGACTCGTGGTCACCGAGGTCGCTCCTGGCGTGGACGTACAGAGAGACATCCTCGATCGCTCCGACTTCACCCTGCACATCGCGGACGATCTGCGCACCATGGACCACGCCTTGTTCCTCGACCGGCCGCTCCAGCTCACCCTCCCGCTTCTGCCGCCTCCGAGCCGGATCATTGCGCTGGACACGCCTCGGGCCGCCTGA
- a CDS encoding substrate-binding domain-containing protein, with translation MRQSRSMTLGLIATDIRNPYFAELTMAVEEAVHDAGYTLFVGYNRDSVDRQREQIEAMIQRQVDGILLLPSIGSTRDSVGRLVWTTKVPIVQFSRYFTDDLDYVGPDNRAAGENLAAHIASLGSGSAVLIGGPTESSARRERLQGLVSGLAGTQVRFDPADSVSTLNIPDDGARGLGEFLDRGTLPDSVICYSDAVAQGVYGELRRRNLEPGSAVSVASFDDAPLAALQYPPLTSVATHAASIGRKASELLLARLQDGDEPPRRVLIEPTLKVRASTALWRPRGIAVAR, from the coding sequence ATGCGGCAGAGCCGGTCGATGACGCTCGGCCTGATCGCCACGGACATCCGCAATCCATATTTCGCCGAGCTCACCATGGCAGTCGAGGAGGCTGTGCACGATGCCGGCTACACCCTCTTCGTCGGATACAACCGTGACAGCGTCGATCGTCAGCGCGAGCAGATCGAGGCCATGATCCAGCGACAGGTCGACGGTATCCTGCTGCTTCCCTCGATCGGGTCCACTCGCGACAGCGTGGGCAGGCTCGTCTGGACGACGAAGGTGCCGATCGTCCAGTTCTCGCGCTACTTCACGGATGATCTCGACTACGTCGGCCCCGACAACCGAGCCGCCGGTGAGAACCTCGCCGCGCACATCGCATCGTTGGGCAGCGGTTCCGCGGTCCTCATCGGGGGCCCGACCGAATCGTCGGCACGCCGGGAGCGCCTGCAAGGGCTGGTGAGCGGACTCGCAGGGACACAGGTTCGATTCGACCCCGCCGACTCGGTGTCGACGCTGAACATCCCAGACGACGGCGCCCGAGGTCTCGGGGAGTTCCTCGACCGGGGCACCCTTCCGGACAGTGTGATCTGCTACAGCGACGCGGTCGCACAGGGTGTATACGGCGAGCTGAGGCGGCGGAACCTCGAGCCGGGGTCCGCGGTGTCGGTCGCCAGCTTCGACGACGCACCACTGGCCGCGCTCCAGTACCCACCGCTGACATCCGTTGCCACGCACGCGGCAAGCATCGGCAGAAAGGCCTCAGAGTTGCTGCTCGCCCGTTTGCAGGATGGGGACGAACCACCGCGCCGTGTCCTCATCGAACCGACGTTGAAGGTCCGCGCATCGACCGCACTGTGGCGCCCGCGCGGAATCGCGGTGGCGCGATGA